The genomic window agaaAACAAGCTTGTTGGTCTTACTGTTGTTTGGCTTCAACCTTCTTTTTCTGCCTTAGCCTATCGACTCCACTGTCCGCATCACCCTACATCGTTTCAAGAAACCATTAACAATGTTTCCAACACTAATAACACAATGATCCAGGGCCAATTCTATAGCTAGAGTAACAAGATTTATGATCAAGAAGCTAAACTTGACAAACCTGAGCACGGACAAAACCGCAGAGAGCAAAGGTAGTGAATTGACCAGTGTAGAGTCCATTAGCATCAAGATGACCAATGTTGAGCTGCACTGAAGCATGATCCTTTGATGTGATAAATCTGTTAGTAGTTGAGCTGCAATTATCATCATccaaaacaaaccaagaacATTTCTCAGATTTCAGCAGTAGGTGAAATTGGCTACACCTTGTAATAATATTATCTACAAAAGCCGTGGAGCAAAACCCTAGCGTCGAAGTTGTGTTATGTTACGACAAACTAACCTTGCTGTGttagtttaattaattgaCATGCCATAAAAAGTCCAAACCGTTTTCTAGCTACAAAACTCATTAGACCCTTCATTAGCTAGTATATAGAATCACTTAACCGCGGATTATTGATGCTAATTGGGATGATTCCTTAGGGTGAACGGTAAACCAATAAATGACACATGATAAGTAGTGGTTTGTGGCTCGGGATTAGTTTAAAGAAATGCCGGGACCGGGAACCGCGAGTCGAGATCCGAGTATGGAAAGAACGTATTCTTGGACAATTGGTCGACAATGCAGATTAAGTAAGACTCATTATAATAAGAGAAGAATCCTGTCTATCGGTTTTCAACCTTGGATGTAAGTTTTACGGGAAAATAGACTAACCGTATATGCATGGATTGTCGAGGAATGTTCGGTAAATTCATCGATGGGGAGTCCGTTTATGGTAGTTTCAGTAACCGCAAATGCAGAATTTAACCGCAAATACAAGCTTTTGTGATATGGATGAAAACCGCAAAATCttagaaaaatgtaatttttttttaaattgtgtCTCAATATGATATACATACCCATGGTTCCattcatatatacacatttaaATGTTACAAATGTTGCTAGAGTAGTTTTGCCAcaaattgaaataataaaaagttaaaacatacCTTTTTATTCTTCAAAGTCATCATCACAAACAAAGGCAACAACTCTTAACTTACACTCTGGCCCAAAGAAATCGTCTCTTATTTCATTGTATCCATCTAAAATTACTGGCGATGGCCTTCTGGTAAAGCTACCACTTTGTGGAATGGCACTGTTCTTTGAGGTAATGctccgtcttcttcatcatcatcaaattctaGCAAGTACCTAATATAATCAGAAATGTTCATAGTTAAACACTTTGGGATTCTTAAATCTTAACTAGAAATGTTTAACTATATGAACAAAGGTGTGGAGGAACTTACTCGTCAGATTTCCTCTGGAACCAGATATGCATCATGCGGGTTTGAATAGCTTGAGGTTAGTTCTTATTGGTTTCTTATACATTGTTGAAATGAGTCTGAAATGGTGCGTGAAAAACAGCTAACCTTTCGTGGGGTACTTATAACAGTTGCCTTGTAGAGGGCTGTGGTTCCTGGATATACAGCTAAGACGTGTTTCCCTGGTATAAACTCTTGTGTGCTTGAAGGATCATTCCGTTTTGGAAACGGTAAAATACATGACATTGATAGTTTATACGTCCTTCAGATTACAAGAGAATAATTAGCAAGTTACTCAATGTCATTGCGAAAGTTTCTGAGTTATAAAGAGCTCTTAGTTACCTCTGGCCAcctccttcttcatcatctcctgGTTCTTCATCAAGTACTTCAACTCTgtgaaaaaagtttgaaactttatttAGACCCATATATGAATCTATGGAAGAGCAACATATTTACCATAACTGCGTCATAACGGCTATCTACCAGTTTATATGGATACTTGACCATTAACCATCAGATTCATTAAAAGTTGTCTAAATCTCTCTTTTAGCACACACATATACCTAAAATTGTTTGATAATGATGACTGTTCCCTCTCCTAACCAATAAGAGAATCTTACTAAAAGGATTCGAGcttactcttttgtttctctgtcgAAGTGAATAACTTTCACCACAAACCATTCATCCTTCTCGGCATCTTCAGCTGTGACTCTTGCAGCAACCTACATAAATCAGATGCCACAAAAAAGTTAGCCAATTTTGGTGGaaactcaaaagaaagaagtagcTGTTGTTGCTGTACCTGTTCACCCTTTAGACTAGCATATGCCTCGATTTGATTTCTCATGGAAGGAGAAACTCTTGTTACATCTGTATCTActttcattctctttctcttctgttcGTTGCCTTCTGCCACTTATGTGATATCATTACAAGCATCGTAAAAAGCTTAATCcctcttatatatatatcaaatcattGGAGAGGTTTGAGACACAAAAGAGAGTATCAAGTCTTATCTTtctcacaaaaacaaataacgcCCAAAGAGTATATACATTACATGACTAGCCTGAAATATTCAAAGAAGAGTCTAAACAGTAATGGAAGTATACCTAATTTTCTGCGTTGTTGCCCAGTTGGTCCAGATGGAAGCAGAGAATCCAACTGAGTAAGCAGAATATTTGAAACGCTGCATTGTACACAAAGCtttagatatttgtttttggcaCACAAAAAATTGTGTCATTTTAGTTGTATCATCACTCTCTAAACCATTCAAAACTGATGTTACAACTGAAAggaaatgatgaagaaatatGGCTTACGTTACTTCACTTTCTGAAAGCTCTTTTGCTTGAATGTACAAATTTTTAAGCTTTGACAATGAAATATCACCAGGCTTCTCAACTATCTCCGGCGCTGCATTTTCAACACATACACAAGAGTCAGCCAGATAATTCACCAAGTAGATAAGTATTAGAGGCTCAATAATACTTATATCTGATACCACCAAATGAGGATATGTACTATCTAATACGACTGAAAGCAAATATCAGTCATAAAGTCATATTAACTTCAATCCACTTTAGCTGAAATAAGCTTTATTCAGCATGAATCTACTCCTCAAGACGAGCTAATTTCGCTTGAAAATGCTTCAGATTCTCATTAATTTGTTACCATAACAGATAAACCGATATATCGAATCCGCTATGACGATCCTTTCTAAGTACGAAACCAAGGCTTAATcgagaaattttaaaactcataAACAAGTTAAAAGAACCACAAGAACAAATGCAGAAAGATAAACTACCAAATTGGCTAAATCCTCACTTGCCAATCTCTacattacaacaaaaaatttcatgaATAACTAAAGTCTCTTACTTGGTTTTCTTCCCTGACAATTgtattcaaaattcaaactttttcaaCATCTAATTTCAATCAATGTAATAAAGAGTTCTAACTAATTACTTCAAGATCCAAACccaaattatcaaaatacCATAACTAAACCAATTGAAAATCAGactaagagaagaagatcaaaagcTTCTTACTTCGGTTCATCACAAAATTATGGCTGAAAATGGAAACACTTACTAGCTTGAAGCTTCTTATGCATCTTATTAATCTCCACAAGAACTTCctcttgttcttttcttaACCGATCAAGCTCCTTCGTATTATCTAAGATTCCGGCAATGTCCGGCGACGACGACATCGTCTTTCAAGCtgctacaaacaaaaatccacGACAACGATCCCGATAAAGAAACCCACCAAActaaaacacaaattaaaattccAATCACtgaaagtttcaattttttttttgctggaaacttcaaaaaaaaaaatacaatttttatgttcaaagtttcaaactttagGAGGAGAAAAATCTCAGAGAAGATCTCAGTTTTACGatttaataaattcaaatcGCAATTTAGTTGTGTTTTCTGTTAATTTGTGATTGGCAGATCAAGTATGAGTACGACTTCGTTTTATATATAGGGACAGTTTTCCAAAGCATATTCTATAGTTCTAAATAGATATATTTGTAGTTAATGAGCTTTAGGAGTGTGTAATTTAAATGTAGATTAGACAGATATAAGTAAAAATTTTActgtaaaatactaaaatcaGATTTAAAAAACTTGGTTATGGAAATTAAGTAACTTTGTAGTTTGTATGAACCATATTTACTTAATCAAAGCTTTattcttttgggacaaaattctttaagagaaataaaaataaattttatcatcACTTGAGTCAAACAATTAAAACCTTATAAGAttaatttatactatttttggaaaacttaaattttttatttataaggCAACACTTATAGAATAAGAAACAACctatactaatttttttaaatttactttataatactattttgtaacttacatttttgtttccttttttaagAACACTATaggataagaaaaaacatatattgcACTGAACACTTGTTGATGTGTGGTTAATTTTTAATCTAGGtataatatattcataatcatagacaaaaaaatcagTAATTATCATAATATTATCTATTAAGCTGCCACGTGGTTAgcttaatagtttttttttctttcttttttgctgtTTAATAATAAACTCCTAACTCCTTGCCTGATATGTGTATCTGAATGAAAGGCCCAATTTAGATAAAGTAGGCCTGTAATGGGCCTTGGTTGATAACGTAGTAATGACAATTTTCGTCAACAGAGAGAGTTACAAAATTTTTGAGCTTTATTCTTTTGAGCTACCGATTTTGCCGTTTTCGTGCAGTAATTTCGAGAAAGCGTGGACCATTTCTGGATTccaaagctgaagaagatcCAAACATTGTGAAGATAGAATCCGTTTACTAATGGTGATCGATCGCTTTCTGAGTTTTGTGTTTATCGAATTCTGAATTTGGTGTTGTCGCCAATTAGTCAGACAGGACAGAAACtggttttctttctattttggtATATGATCGCATGTTCTTCCATTGTCGTACATGATTATGTTGTcgtgtttattgtttttaccGTATATAGAATTTTGAATGCATAATTGAAATTCTGACTTTTGAGTAATGGAAAGGAGTTAGCAAAATCTAATTACGTTTAGGTTTAGGTGTGTAATTTAGAAtggatttgttgttttttgataTGATTGAAGTGATTTGGTgtaatttttgattaatttggaACACATGATATTTGGTTATTGTTGTCAAGAAACAAGGAACAATTGTTAATCCATTTGGAATTGTACAGTTGAATTTTGTGATTCTATTGTGGATATTGAATTTTCCACTTTGTGATTGCTTAAGTATTGAGTATAGGCTTTTAACAAAGCTCATTTCTTACTATTActgtttatatgtttgtgtgtgttttgtagTTAGAAGCATCGAAGAATGAAAATGTGATGCAAGTGAAGGAATGAAAGTGCGTTGTAGTTCTTCGTATCACGACTTTGGCGTGCATAGACTGTAGATAGATATCAGATAACAACCTGTAGGTATATACTCTAATATAGGCAGTACATTGATTATATCAAATATCTATGTGATTTGtataccatttttatttgaatcatTATCTGTGTTAACTTTTGGAATTGTGTACATTTATCTTTATGATATACAGTGGAAATATGAGAAGACCTAGTCAAATGATGAGGCTTCTATTAACATCCTTTTTCGGTGTTATTGTTGGTTTCCTTATGGGTATTACTTTTCCAACCTTGACTTTAACTAAGGTAAGGTTAAATCTTTGCTTCGTGCAACATGTCTATACCTTTTCGTTCATTTTCAAACTTGATTATGTCATTGCTTACACGGTGATGGtttctatcttttttgttttgaaatggTTAGATGAATCTTCCATCCACATTGTTTCCCTCGATTGATCTTGCATACATTGAGGATAAATACTCTGACATATCAAGACAAAGACTATTTGGTTCTTGGTCTTCGACAAAAGGCCTCAAACTCAAGAATGACATCCCTGACCCTCCATATAACTATAATGACACTAAGGTTGTGATtctcttgttctcttcttATTTACCTTtcaatgttttaatataaaaaggTTGATGATAGAACGTTCGAGCTATTGCAGATATGGGTTTCGACTAACCCCCGTGGTGCTGAGAGGCTACCACCAGATATAGTCACGCCTGAATCAGATTTTTACCTCCGTCGACTGTGGGGCGACCCTAATGAGGTTCATAAATTTGAATCTACTTGCTTTTATTTGAGAATGGCTTCAAGATCATGGCACATTTTGTTGGTATGGCATGCAGGATTTAACAGTCAAGCAGCGGTATCTAGTAACATTTACGGTTGGCTATGATCAGAGGAAAAATATAGACACTGTGTTGAAGAAGGTATCCTGCCTTGCCTCCCAtacatattcttcttctttccttccTTTTCTCATTCCTTGACTTTACATTTCTCAGTTCTCAGATAACTTCTCTATAATGCTGTTTCACTACGATGGCCGGGCAAGCGAATGGGAAGAGTTTGAATGGTCCAAGCGAGCCATTCATGTGAGCATtcggaaacaaacaaaatggtTAGTGGCCTCTTTACTAAGCAGGAACGCCAATCTTCTTCCTAGTAGGAGTTTCTTTGTCATGACAGATTTACTTAACAATCTATGAATTTTCCCTGAAGGTGGTACGCTAAGCGATTTCTTCATCCTGACATAGTTGCCCCCTATGAATATATCTTCATATGGGATGAGGATCTTGGCGTGGAACACTTTGATTCGGAAAAGTATGTTTTTGAAGCTTGGACTTCCTTTTAATAGACATTCCAGGTTATGAAGATTAAATTTCTTGGACAGATATCTGGCGGTGGTGAAGAAGCATGGTTTGGAAATCTCACAGCCTGGATTAGAGCCATATGAAGGGCTCACATGGGAGATGACCAAGAAAAGAGACGACACTGAAGTCCACAAGTTAGAATTATATAGTGAAGTTTCTACATTATTTTCTCACCACCGCTTCAATTGAGCATATTCAGTGTTTACTCTCATATATTCTTGCAGGCATGCTGAGGAAAGGAATGGGTGGTGCACTGATCCCAATTTACCCCCTTGTGCAGCGTATGCTTCTTTACTTATCTATATCAATAGAAATGAACTTAGCAAAAAGGATTTGCATAGAAAGTTAAtagtttcatcattttgttgattttgctaCTACAACCAAAATCAGGTTTGTGGAGATTATGGCTCCTGTTTTCTCCCGCAAGGCATGGCGCTGTGTGTGGCATATGATTCAGGTATGTAATGGAACCAAATTTCTATTCTTCTACTGTCTTTAGCAATTTCCAATTGTTACCTTGTAACTGCAGAACGATTTGATTCATGGATGGGGTCTGGACTTTGCCGTTCGGAAATGTGTTCAGGTCTGCTACTTACTTGCTTTGTACAGCCATATGCACATCTAGATCCCTCTCTCACGAATTCTATACACTTGTTTTATATCCTCATTAATCATACTTGCCTTAACAGAACGCACACGAGAAAATTGGAGTTGTAGATGCTCAATGGATTATACATCAAGGTGTTCCATCATTAGGGAATCAAGTATGCTTTCAAATCcatatttatctttattttgtgggtgagaaaaataaaattttgcattttgtggACTGCCTTTGGAAATTATATAACAGAACTCCAATGACTAAATACCATAGGAAAACTAGTCCCCTTCAAGACTCTAGAGAGAGTAGTTGTGTTAATCATATAGTCATACTTCGATATTATTTTGAATGTGGTATAACACATTCCCATTTATACAGTAGAAACATCTAGTTATTGACGTTCCCATgcctataaatattttattttgccgTTTCCGTCCCCGTATCCGTTTTGGTTCTACTTAGTTTACTATATTATCGTGAGATGTAAATGCGTAGAACAGGATTGTTAATCTTCCCTTTTATTCTTTGTGCATCTGGAATCTTGACAGGGACAACCAGAGCAAGGGAAACAACCATGGGAAGGGGTAAATACGAATCCCCTAGTCTTTTTCGTCCTTGGTATTATCGGTTATAGAATAGGAGGATCCCGTCGTTTTTGCTACTTTATCTGACGTTATTGGCGTTTTCAGGTGAGAGAACGATGCAGGAGAGAGTGGACAATGTTTCAAGACAGATTGGATGATGCTGAAAAAGCTTATTTTGAAGCATCTGCTCACAAGAATGCTTCTTCACGGCCTCACGGGTAATAAGGAAACATATAGTCTCTCCCTCCGACTTCCACTCTCTTTGTTTACCCTGTTAATTTTGTTCCCGGAGCTGTGCTTTGATTTCGTGTTTATGGAAGAGAATAGTCTGGTCGAGAGAAGATAAATTGTTAGCAGCTAAGCACATTCATTAACATCTGAttagtctttcttttttcttttcttttcttaactcTGTTAACTCTTATTGTTGATGAGAACTCCGGTGGAGAGTAGAGTTAGAGGTagacaacaataaaaaaagggAGATTAACTGTGATGGGTAAGAAATTAGGTGTTATTACCAGAACACGAcagaactttttttaattactgttatatttcgagttttttttattacccaGCGTGCCCCTACTAAACGTTACCGGAAAAAACGTAATTACAGGGAATGCCACTGCCACGTCAGAATTTGCTGATGTGGATTAAATGAACTCAGCCGGCTGAGTTACGGTATGTTGCGGCTGACTTACGTCAAAAATATATGAGTCATAACAAAACGGCGAAGTATGAGTATAACTCAGCCAgacgttacggctgagttgaAAAATGTTGCCTGAGTTATAGTATAACTCAGGCAACGGTATGGTTGAGTTAAGGATGTTCGGCCGAGTTATAAGAAGTTATACGATAACCCAGCCAACaatatggctgagttatgagAAAAAGGCTGACTTATTTCCTCGACGCGGCCGAGTTATAGTTTTGATTGGCTTAGTTATGGAAAGATGTGACGGCTGAGTTATGGTCGAGTGATATAAATCAGCCGCTAATAGCTGGATTACgatataactcagccataacatgGCTgacttatttttaaaagattaattactataatatCATGCAGTTATGGCCGAGTTGTTGAACGTTACGGTTGAGTTAGTTGAGTTACGACATTACACGGCTGacttaactttattttttttccttttttaattactgtaaTAGTATTCATGTTGCAACTGACTTATA from Arabidopsis thaliana chromosome 3, partial sequence includes these protein-coding regions:
- the SGF29a gene encoding SGF29 tudor-like domain-containing protein, producing the protein MSSSPDIAGILDNTKELDRLRKEQEEVLVEINKMHKKLQATPEIVEKPGDISLSKLKNLYIQAKELSESEVTVSNILLTQLDSLLPSGPTGQQRRKLVAEGNEQKRKRMKVDTDVTRVSPSMRNQIEAYASLKGEQVAARVTAEDAEKDEWFVVKVIHFDRETKEVEVLDEEPGDDEEGGGQRTYKLSMSCILPFPKRNDPSSTQEFIPGKHVLAVYPGTTALYKATVISTPRKRKSDEYLLEFDDDEEDGALPQRTVPFHKVVALPEGHRQ
- the SGF29a gene encoding SGF29 tudor-like domain-containing protein (SGF29 tudor-like domain; CONTAINS InterPro DOMAIN/s: SAGA-associated factor 29 (InterPro:IPR010750); BEST Arabidopsis thaliana protein match is: SGF29 tudor-like domain (TAIR:AT5G40550.2); Has 319 Blast hits to 319 proteins in 150 species: Archae - 0; Bacteria - 0; Metazoa - 122; Fungi - 112; Plants - 46; Viruses - 0; Other Eukaryotes - 39 (source: NCBI BLink).); amino-acid sequence: MSSSPDIAGILDNTKELDRLRKEQEEVLVEINKMHKKLQATPEIVEKPGDISLSKLKNLYIQAKELSESEVTVSNILLTQLDSLLPSGPTGQQRRKLEGNEQKRKRMKVDTDVTRVSPSMRNQIEAYASLKGEQVAARVTAEDAEKDEWFVVKVIHFDRETKEVEVLDEEPGDDEEGGGQRTYKLSMSCILPFPKRNDPSSTQEFIPGKHVLAVYPGTTALYKATVISTPRKRKSDEYLLEFDDDEEDGALPQRTVPFHKVVALPEGHRQ
- the SGF29a gene encoding SGF29 tudor-like domain-containing protein (SGF29 tudor-like domain; FUNCTIONS IN: molecular_function unknown; INVOLVED IN: biological_process unknown; LOCATED IN: nucleus; CONTAINS InterPro DOMAIN/s: SAGA-associated factor 29 (InterPro:IPR010750); BEST Arabidopsis thaliana protein match is: SGF29 tudor-like domain (TAIR:AT5G40550.2); Has 324 Blast hits to 324 proteins in 148 species: Archae - 0; Bacteria - 0; Metazoa - 122; Fungi - 113; Plants - 51; Viruses - 0; Other Eukaryotes - 38 (source: NCBI BLink).), producing MSSSPDIAGILDNTKELDRLRKEQEEVLVEINKMHKKLQATPEIVEKPGDISLSKLKNLYIQAKELSESEVTVSNILLTQLDSLLPSGPTGQQRRKLGNEQKRKRMKVDTDVTRVSPSMRNQIEAYASLKGEQVAARVTAEDAEKDEWFVVKVIHFDRETKEVEVLDEEPGDDEEGGGQRTYKLSMSCILPFPKRNDPSSTQEFIPGKHVLAVYPGTTALYKATVISTPRKRKSDEYLLEFDDDEEDGALPQRTVPFHKVVALPEGHRQ
- the SGF29a gene encoding SGF29 tudor-like domain-containing protein encodes the protein MSSSPDIAGILDNTKELDRLRKEQEEVLVEINKMHKKLQATPEIVEKPGDISLSKLKNLYIQAKELSESEVTVSNILLTQLDSLLPSGPTGQQRRKLVAEGNEQKRKRMKVDTDVTRVSPSMRNQIEAYASLKGEQVAARVTAEDAEKDEWFVVKVIHFDRETKEVEVLDEEPGDDEEGGGQRTYKLSMSCILPFPKRNDPSSTQEFIPGKHVLAVYPGTTALYKATVISTPRKVSCFSRTISDSFQQCIRNQ
- the SGF29a gene encoding SGF29 tudor-like domain-containing protein; protein product: MSSSPDIAGILDNTKELDRLRKEQEEVLVEINKMHKKLQATPEIVEKPGDISLSKLKNLYIQAKELSESEVTVSNILLTQLDSLLPSGPTGQQRRKLEGNEQKRKRMKVDTDVTRVSPSMRNQIEAYASLKGEQVAARVTAEDAEKDEWFVVKVIHFDRETKEVEVLDEEPGDDEEGGGQRTYKLSMSCILPFPKRNDPSSTQEFIPGKHVLAVYPGTTALYKATVISTPRKVSCFSRTISDSFQQCIRNQ
- a CDS encoding lysine ketoglutarate reductase trans-splicing protein (DUF707) yields the protein MRRPSQMMRLLLTSFFGVIVGFLMGITFPTLTLTKMNLPSTLFPSIDLAYIEDKYSDISRQRLFGSWSSTKGLKLKNDIPDPPYNYNDTKIWVSTNPRGAERLPPDIVTPESDFYLRRLWGDPNEDLTVKQRYLVTFTVGYDQRKNIDTVLKKFSDNFSIMLFHYDGRASEWEEFEWSKRAIHVSIRKQTKWWYAKRFLHPDIVAPYEYIFIWDEDLGVEHFDSEKYLAVVKKHGLEISQPGLEPYEGLTWEMTKKRDDTEVHKHAEERNGWCTDPNLPPCAAFVEIMAPVFSRKAWRCVWHMIQNDLIHGWGLDFAVRKCVQNAHEKIGVVDAQWIIHQGVPSLGNQGQPEQGKQPWEGVRERCRREWTMFQDRLDDAEKAYFEASAHKNASSRPHG
- a CDS encoding lysine ketoglutarate reductase trans-splicing protein (DUF707); this encodes MRRPSQMMRLLLTSFFGVIVGFLMGITFPTLTLTKMNLPSTLFPSIDLAYIEDKYSDISRQRLFGSWSSTKGLKLKNDIPDPPYNYNDTKIWVSTNPRGAERLPPDIVTPESDFYLRRLWGDPNEDLTVKQRYLVTFTVGYDQRKNIDTVLKKFSDNFSIMLFHYDGRASEWEEFEWSKRAIHVSIRKQTKWWYAKRFLHPDIVAPYEYIFIWDEDLGVEHFDSEKYLAVVKKHGLEISQPGLEPYEGLTWEMTKKRDDTEVHKHAEERNGWCTDPNLPPCAAFVEIMAPVFSRKAWRCVWHMIQNDLIHGWGLDFAVRKCVQNAHEKIGVVDAQWIIHQGVPSLGNQGQPEQGKQPWEGVRERCRREWTMFQDRLDDAEKAYFEASAHKNASSRPHGECHCHVRIC